A single Antechinus flavipes isolate AdamAnt ecotype Samford, QLD, Australia chromosome 5, AdamAnt_v2, whole genome shotgun sequence DNA region contains:
- the TNFRSF1A gene encoding tumor necrosis factor receptor superfamily member 1A, with product MGHPTLPGLVPLVALALIVELYLPVVPAMSTHKRHQEKRDTECPQGKYKHPTNESICCLKCHKGTYLKANCGGPDLAPRCETCEAGTYTEIENYSEVCHRCSVCRKEMGQILKKNCTVSSNTVCGCKENQYQQHQGEDKAFFRCVNCNPCLNGTIRHPCQEKQDTVCVCNTDFFWYNHKCIHCNECVPEKNCRDSCPLTSVNPKETVPVLMYLVIFLGFCCLSLIFVVLICHYPRWRSKLYVIVCGRQSPPVKEEEKERPLVSPPTLDSTPTPTPAFISTPAPAPTSSSISSQVPTFSSSQSASNWSTLYGGQPIVALAPPHQQAEPIIPRPNIPSDYVTPDVTTLHLDKPAMLYAVVKEVPPSRWKEFIRRLGLGEHEIELIEMQNSRCLREAHYSMLAAWQETVPRHRATLDVVAQVLNDMDLCGCLQNIQEAWRQGSPSAHLSALPR from the exons GTGGCCCTGGCCCTGATAGTGGAACTGTACCTTCCTGTGGTTCCTGCGATGTCTACTCATAAGAGGCATCAAGAAAAGAGAGATACTGAGTGTCCCCAGGGGAAATATAAGCATCCCACAAATGAATCTATCTGTTGTCTCAAATGTCACAAAG GGACTTACTTGAAAGCTAATTGTGGTGGTCCAGATCTTGCGCCTCGCTGTGAGACTTGTGAAGCAGGCacatacacagagatagagaactACTCAGAAGTGTGCCATCGCTGTTCTGTCTGCAGAAAAG AGATGGGTCAGATACTGAAGAAAAACTGCACAGTCTCATCAAACACAGTGTGTGGATGCAAGGAGAACCAATATCAACAACATCAAGGGGAAGATAAGGCATTCTTTAGATGTGTCAACTGCAACCCATGTCTCAATGGCACAATACGACATCCAT GTCAGGAGAAACAGGATACTGTGTGTGTCTGTAATACAGATTTCTTTTGGTATAATCACAAATGCATCCATTGTAATGA ATGTGTGCCGGAGAAAAACTGTAGAGATTCCTGTCCCTTAACGAGTGTTAACCCAAAAGAAACAG TTCCAGTGTTGATGTATTTGGTGatctttttggggttttgttgcCTCTCTCTCATCTTTGTGGTCCTCATCTGCCATTATCCACGATGGAGGTCCAAACTGTACGTAATTG TCTGTGGCAGGCAGTCTCCTCCTGTAAAAGAG GAAGAAAAGGAGCGGCCTCTGGTTTCACCCCCTACCTTGGACTCCACTCCTACCCCGACCCCGGCCTTCATCAGTACTCCCGCCCCtgcccccacctcctcctccatctcctcccagGTCCCtaccttctcctcctcccaatCCGCAAGCAATTGGTCGACTTTGTACGGTGGACAACCAATCGTGGCGTTGGCCCCGCCCCACCAGCAGGCCGAGCCCATCATCCCCCGCCCCAACATTCCATCAGACTACGTCACGCCAGACGTCACCACCCTACACCTTGACA AGCCAGCCATGCTCTATGCAGTGGTAAAGGAAGTGCCCCCCTCCCGCTGGAAGGAGTTCATCCGTCGTTTGGGACTGGGTGAGCACGAAATTGAACTCATCGAGATGCAGAACAGCCGCTGCCTGCGAGAAGCGCACTACAGCATGCTGGCAGCGTGGCAGGAGACCGTCCCTCGGCACCGCGCCACTCTGGATGTAGTGGCCCAGGTGCTCAATGACATGGACTTATGTGGCTGCCTGCAAAACATCCAGGAGGCCTGGAGGCAGGGCAGCCCCTCCGCACATTTGTCCGCTCTCCCTAGGTGA